One region of Sceloporus undulatus isolate JIND9_A2432 ecotype Alabama unplaced genomic scaffold, SceUnd_v1.1 scaffold_5204, whole genome shotgun sequence genomic DNA includes:
- the LOC121918157 gene encoding protein FAM78B-like, giving the protein MGCLQSVAACKARVRRENIVVYDVSACIEPGATAIEESSPIVLRYRTPYFRAAARVLMPPIARRHTWVVGWIQACNHMEFYNTYSDLGMYVGGQALAPGPWTQT; this is encoded by the coding sequence ATGGGGTGCCTGCAGAGCGTGGCGGCGTGCAAGGCGCGGGTGCGGCGGGAGAACATCGTGGTCTACGACGTCTCGGCCTGCATCGAGCCCGGGGCCACGGCCATCGAGGAGAGCTCGCCCATCGTCCTCCGCTACCGCACGCCCTACTTCCGCGCCGCCGCCCGCGTCCTCATGCCGCCCATCGCCCGCAGGCACACCTGGGTGGTCGGGTGGATCCAGGCCTGCAACCACATGGAGTTCTACAACACCTACAGCGACCTCGGCATGTATGTAGGAGGGCAGGCCTTGGCC